The proteins below are encoded in one region of Ferruginibacter lapsinanis:
- the mtaB gene encoding tRNA (N(6)-L-threonylcarbamoyladenosine(37)-C(2))-methylthiotransferase MtaB, whose translation MKSVALHTLGCKLNYSETSTIGRLLENDGFVKKDFDEVADVYVINTCSVTENADKECRSLVRRIQRKAPEAMVVITGCYAQLKPKEIAEIPGVDLVLGAAEKFNISQHLKEITKGNSAKICSCDIEDVNTFTASYSMNDRTRTFLKVQDGCNYNCSFCTIPMARGKSRSDSVTSVIDNVKEIASQGGKEIVLTGINLGDYNTSHSIKGSLNSETQNFFSLIQELDKIDGIERYRISSIEPNLLTNDIIEFVSNSKKFMPHFHIPLQSGSNKILGLMRRRYKKELYAERVGLIKTLMPHCCIGVDVIVGFPGETDEDFKETFDFLHSIDISYLHVFTYSERANTVALDIKPVVPIHVRNERNKQLRNLSYQKMQYFTTQHIGETRKVLFEGQNKNGMMEGYTDNYIKIAAPYSATLENNIVDWKI comes from the coding sequence ATGAAATCAGTAGCACTACATACACTAGGCTGTAAGCTTAATTATTCAGAAACCTCTACTATTGGCAGGTTGTTGGAAAACGATGGCTTTGTCAAAAAAGATTTTGATGAAGTAGCTGATGTATATGTCATTAACACCTGCAGCGTTACGGAAAATGCCGATAAAGAATGTCGTTCCTTGGTAAGGCGTATTCAGCGTAAAGCCCCCGAAGCAATGGTGGTGATCACCGGTTGCTATGCACAGCTAAAACCCAAAGAAATTGCAGAAATACCGGGGGTTGATCTTGTTTTAGGCGCTGCAGAAAAATTCAACATTTCTCAGCATTTAAAAGAGATCACCAAAGGTAATAGTGCAAAAATCTGCAGTTGTGATATTGAAGATGTAAACACCTTTACTGCTTCTTATTCTATGAATGACCGCACAAGGACATTTTTGAAAGTCCAGGATGGATGTAACTACAATTGCTCTTTTTGTACCATACCAATGGCACGTGGTAAAAGCCGGAGTGATAGTGTTACCAGTGTTATTGACAATGTTAAAGAGATCGCATCCCAGGGTGGAAAAGAAATTGTATTGACAGGAATTAATTTAGGGGATTACAATACCTCCCACTCCATAAAAGGGTCATTAAATTCTGAAACGCAAAATTTCTTTTCTCTCATACAGGAATTAGACAAAATTGATGGCATTGAACGCTACAGGATCTCTTCTATCGAGCCTAATTTGCTAACCAACGATATCATTGAGTTTGTAAGCAACAGCAAAAAGTTCATGCCGCACTTTCATATCCCTTTGCAAAGTGGCAGCAATAAAATTTTAGGCTTAATGAGAAGGCGCTACAAAAAAGAATTGTATGCAGAAAGAGTTGGCCTAATAAAAACGCTGATGCCACATTGTTGTATTGGCGTGGATGTAATTGTTGGTTTTCCTGGCGAGACAGATGAAGACTTTAAAGAAACATTTGACTTCCTTCACAGTATTGATATTTCATATCTCCATGTATTTACCTATTCTGAAAGAGCAAATACAGTTGCATTGGATATAAAACCAGTTGTTCCTATTCATGTCAGAAACGAAAGAAACAAACAACTGCGTAATTTAAGCTATCAAAAAATGCAGTACTTTACCACTCAGCATATTGGTGAAACCAGAAAAGTGTTATTTGAGGGACAAAACAAAAACGGAATGATGGAAGGTTATACAGATAATTATATCAAAATAGCGGCTCCTTATTCTGCAACACTTGAGAACAATATCGTTGACTGGAAAATATAA
- a CDS encoding L-threonylcarbamoyladenylate synthase — MDRAFENDIENCITVLEAGGTILYPTDTIWGIGCDATNADAVSKVYQLKNRPDEKSLIILLADERDILTYVTQPNPEIFDYIKGIQKPTTVIYEGAIGLAENLISADGSIAIRIVKDLFCKHLIKRFRKPIVSTSANISGYPSPLVYNDIDIKIKKGVDYIVQHRQEDMAPSNPSAIVKLNKDGSFTVIRP, encoded by the coding sequence ATGGATAGAGCATTTGAAAATGATATCGAAAATTGTATAACGGTGTTGGAAGCCGGAGGAACGATCCTATACCCTACGGATACCATCTGGGGTATTGGTTGTGATGCTACCAATGCCGATGCCGTTTCAAAAGTATACCAGTTAAAAAATCGTCCGGATGAAAAAAGCCTGATCATCTTATTGGCAGATGAAAGAGATATTCTTACCTATGTAACACAACCCAACCCGGAAATTTTTGATTATATCAAAGGCATCCAAAAGCCAACCACTGTCATTTACGAAGGTGCCATTGGCCTGGCTGAAAATTTAATTTCAGCGGATGGCTCCATTGCCATACGTATTGTGAAAGACCTTTTCTGTAAACATTTGATCAAACGATTCAGAAAACCGATTGTATCAACTTCTGCAAACATATCGGGCTATCCCTCTCCGTTAGTATATAACGATATTGATATTAAAATAAAAAAAGGTGTTGACTATATCGTTCAACACCGTCAGGAAGACATGGCACCTTCTAATCCATCAGCCATTGTAAAATTGAATAAAGACGGAAGTTTTACTGTTATCCGACCTTAA
- a CDS encoding DMT family transporter, with translation MTEEKSNNKKYVAGFIIAFIGALLFSTKAVIVKHAFMNTTVDAVTLLALRMIFALPFYVAIGLFASKTTTSASFTKKQWVYVIGLGLAGYYLSSLFDFIGLQYISAGLERLILFLYPTFVVLMNAAVFKQKIKTVQKLALLLTYVGIGIAYFGELKINTSNPNFFLGSFFIFLCAITFAAYIAGSGKLIPQTGATRFTAYAMIASSIGVLVHYFVAGNTIHHFSTPLLWYGLILGVVATVIPTFFVSNAIKKIGANNVAIISSIGPVSTILQAHYVLGEHIFSGQIIGTILVIIGVILIGWKGEVSS, from the coding sequence ATGACGGAAGAAAAAAGTAATAACAAAAAATATGTAGCGGGGTTTATCATTGCGTTTATCGGTGCATTGTTGTTTTCTACCAAAGCGGTAATTGTAAAACATGCATTTATGAATACAACAGTGGATGCCGTGACATTGCTTGCCTTGCGTATGATCTTTGCCTTACCTTTTTATGTGGCCATTGGTTTATTTGCCAGCAAAACAACTACAAGTGCTTCTTTTACAAAAAAGCAATGGGTGTATGTGATTGGCTTGGGATTGGCCGGATATTATTTAAGTAGTTTGTTTGATTTTATCGGCTTGCAATATATCTCTGCAGGGTTAGAGCGATTGATCTTATTTCTGTATCCAACATTTGTGGTATTGATGAATGCGGCAGTATTTAAGCAAAAAATAAAAACTGTTCAAAAACTGGCGTTGCTACTGACTTATGTGGGTATTGGGATTGCTTATTTCGGCGAGTTAAAAATAAATACATCCAATCCGAATTTCTTTTTGGGTAGTTTTTTTATTTTTTTATGTGCCATTACGTTCGCTGCTTATATTGCCGGTAGCGGTAAATTAATTCCGCAAACTGGTGCTACAAGATTTACAGCGTATGCTATGATCGCCTCATCAATTGGTGTGCTAGTGCATTACTTTGTGGCAGGTAATACGATACATCATTTTTCTACGCCATTATTATGGTATGGATTGATATTGGGAGTGGTAGCGACTGTGATACCAACTTTTTTTGTATCTAATGCAATAAAAAAGATTGGTGCTAATAATGTAGCGATCATATCTAGTATCGGTCCTGTGTCTACTATTTTACAGGCGCATTATGTGTTGGGTGAGCATATTTTTTCCGGACAAATAATCGGAACCATTTTGGTAATTATCGGCGTGATATTGATAGGATGGAAAGGGGAGGTAAGTTCATAG
- a CDS encoding DUF4258 domain-containing protein: protein MAAALLLFYVKKNQRGHYPTTQNTDVKVPVNEGFDRNFKDLIFTKHARCRMDCRHIDESEVVEVIKNGTINYEKIEKDDRGRTYPLEGITHDKQHVRVVVAPKEGNELVLVTVIDLDRDWACDCK from the coding sequence ATGGCCGCGGCCCTCTTGCTTTTTTATGTTAAAAAGAATCAACGGGGACATTATCCAACCACACAGAACACGGATGTAAAAGTCCCTGTTAATGAGGGGTTTGACAGAAATTTTAAAGATCTGATCTTTACGAAACATGCCCGTTGCAGGATGGATTGCAGGCATATTGATGAAAGCGAAGTGGTGGAAGTTATTAAGAACGGTACTATCAATTATGAGAAAATTGAAAAAGATGATAGAGGCAGGACTTATCCTTTGGAAGGTATCACACATGATAAGCAGCATGTGAGGGTAGTGGTGGCTCCGAAAGAGGGAAACGAATTAGTGCTGGTTACGGTAATAGATCTTGATCGGGATTGGGCATGCGACTGTAAATAA
- a CDS encoding glutaminyl-peptide cyclotransferase yields the protein MIKKLLPALLVFFASACNNNSTTDDPSIDTPPSGIAAPQNIGVNIISVYPHDTSAYTQGLQIHNGKFYEGTGDFERSSLRITDIKTGKVEHKHMMGSEEIFGEGITIFNDKIYQLTWKNHIVNVYDVNNIDKPIKTFNWPYEGWGITHNGKDLIVSDGSANLYFVNAEDFKVKTTLQVVDNQGPINEINELEYINGYVYANVYTSDYIIKIDPANGHVVGKISLPGLLQQYAPGYQLEQGEVLNGIAYDSTTKKMYITGKDWPKLFEVTLAE from the coding sequence ATGATAAAAAAACTACTCCCGGCGTTACTCGTTTTTTTTGCATCAGCATGTAACAACAATAGTACCACCGACGATCCGTCAATTGATACTCCTCCTTCAGGAATTGCCGCTCCTCAAAATATTGGTGTAAATATCATCAGTGTTTACCCACATGATACAAGTGCCTATACGCAAGGATTACAAATACACAATGGCAAATTTTACGAAGGAACCGGTGATTTCGAAAGATCTTCTTTAAGAATTACCGATATCAAAACCGGAAAGGTAGAACACAAACACATGATGGGCTCCGAAGAGATCTTTGGAGAAGGGATTACGATATTCAACGATAAGATATACCAACTTACCTGGAAAAATCATATTGTAAATGTGTATGATGTGAACAATATAGACAAACCAATAAAAACTTTTAATTGGCCATACGAAGGCTGGGGCATTACACATAATGGCAAAGACCTGATTGTAAGCGATGGCAGTGCCAATTTATATTTTGTGAATGCTGAAGATTTTAAAGTAAAAACTACTTTACAGGTGGTGGATAACCAAGGACCAATAAATGAAATTAACGAACTGGAATATATTAACGGTTATGTTTATGCGAATGTGTACACATCAGACTACATTATAAAAATTGATCCTGCTAATGGGCACGTTGTAGGGAAAATAAGCTTACCCGGTCTATTACAACAATATGCTCCCGGCTATCAATTAGAACAAGGTGAAGTACTGAATGGTATTGCGTATGACAGCACTACAAAGAAAATGTACATCACTGGAAAAGATTGGCCTAAGTTGTTTGAAGTGACTTTAGCGGAATAG
- a CDS encoding NAD(P)/FAD-dependent oxidoreductase, with product MPQLSVWEKESFFAPQDVIIVGSGFTGLWSALHLQQLHPHYKITILERGIIPTGASTRNAGFSCFGSPTELLHDEALMGEEKMLQLVEMRYKGLLEIKKYFTADEIDYDPCGGYECFTNKENIWDTCISNIDWLNSKLKNITNAENTFSVADSKISDFGFSGIAHLIENKFEGALHSGKLVQALQKKVQQAGVQILCGIEVISYQENSNSVEITTSAATFTAKQLLLCTNAFTNELIPAIDVIPNRGQVLLTSPIEDLKIKGTFHFDEGYYYFRNLGNRLLLGGARNKAFSEENTTAMQTTETIEKALNDFIQTYLLPKTSYTITDKWSGIMAMGSDKLPLVQAITDKVFCCVRMSGMGVALAPVASKEIAQIMNQ from the coding sequence ATGCCACAATTATCTGTTTGGGAAAAAGAAAGTTTTTTTGCACCGCAAGATGTAATTATTGTTGGCAGTGGTTTTACCGGCCTATGGAGCGCCTTGCATTTACAACAACTACATCCTCATTATAAGATAACCATACTCGAAAGAGGCATCATTCCTACAGGTGCAAGCACCCGTAATGCAGGGTTCAGTTGCTTCGGCAGTCCTACAGAGCTATTGCATGATGAGGCATTGATGGGAGAAGAAAAGATGTTGCAATTGGTTGAAATGCGCTATAAAGGCTTACTCGAAATAAAAAAATATTTTACCGCCGATGAAATCGATTACGATCCATGCGGTGGTTATGAATGCTTTACAAACAAAGAAAATATTTGGGATACCTGTATATCAAATATTGATTGGCTGAATAGCAAATTAAAAAACATCACCAATGCAGAAAATACATTCAGTGTTGCAGACAGCAAAATTTCTGATTTTGGTTTTAGTGGTATAGCCCATTTAATAGAAAACAAATTTGAAGGTGCTTTACACTCAGGCAAACTGGTGCAAGCCTTGCAAAAAAAAGTACAACAGGCAGGCGTGCAAATTTTATGTGGCATTGAAGTAATCAGTTATCAAGAGAACAGTAATTCTGTAGAGATCACAACTTCTGCTGCTACATTTACTGCCAAACAATTATTGCTTTGTACCAATGCTTTTACCAATGAATTAATTCCTGCAATAGACGTTATCCCTAACCGTGGGCAGGTGCTCCTCACTTCCCCCATCGAGGATCTAAAGATCAAAGGAACATTTCATTTTGATGAAGGATATTATTATTTCAGAAACCTGGGTAACCGTTTGTTACTAGGCGGCGCCAGAAATAAAGCTTTTTCTGAAGAAAATACTACTGCTATGCAAACCACCGAAACCATTGAGAAAGCGCTCAATGATTTTATTCAAACATATTTATTACCTAAAACCTCATACACGATCACCGATAAATGGAGTGGCATAATGGCCATGGGCAGTGATAAATTACCACTTGTTCAGGCTATTACTGATAAAGTATTTTGCTGCGTAAGAATGAGCGGAATGGGAGTTGCACTTGCCCCTGTTGCATCTAAGGAGATTGCTCAAATAATGAACCAGTAA
- a CDS encoding DUF6498-containing protein produces MFTNINQRPSVFFIFLLNLVPIWGVIHWGWTPFYVFYLFWLETLVVSIFNAIKIIACRGDEYDVKLHSSNHKFADIHVNHWSHIGKALRYFFIRLAIFFFYLIFIVVFIGFFASNKTGGSGLSILNVIIFRNETFNYTLLAFILNQVGQLIFDFYSNGDYKKVHPSDFASIFDGRQLVVHVAVVLGGVIGAQGKIFNTKIEPNYVAIIVVSIFCVVKSIYEVFIFKQQQSMIEERQKIPAEAIQ; encoded by the coding sequence ATGTTCACAAACATAAACCAACGACCATCCGTTTTTTTTATTTTTCTGTTAAACCTGGTTCCTATCTGGGGCGTTATCCATTGGGGATGGACGCCTTTTTATGTGTTTTACCTTTTTTGGTTGGAGACCTTGGTCGTATCAATTTTTAATGCCATAAAAATAATAGCTTGCCGCGGAGATGAATACGATGTGAAATTACATTCAAGCAATCACAAGTTTGCAGATATACATGTAAACCATTGGTCGCATATCGGTAAAGCGTTACGATATTTTTTTATTCGTTTAGCGATCTTTTTCTTTTACCTCATTTTTATAGTTGTATTTATTGGCTTTTTTGCTTCAAATAAAACAGGTGGAAGTGGATTAAGTATATTGAATGTGATCATTTTCAGAAATGAAACTTTCAACTATACACTTTTGGCATTTATATTAAATCAGGTTGGGCAACTGATCTTTGATTTTTATTCAAACGGGGATTATAAAAAGGTACACCCTTCCGACTTTGCAAGCATCTTCGACGGCAGACAGTTAGTGGTACATGTTGCAGTAGTACTTGGTGGTGTTATTGGTGCACAGGGAAAAATATTCAATACCAAAATAGAGCCGAATTATGTGGCTATTATTGTTGTTAGTATCTTCTGCGTAGTAAAATCTATTTATGAAGTATTTATATTCAAACAACAACAAAGCATGATAGAAGAAAGACAGAAAATACCTGCAGAAGCTATTCAATAA
- a CDS encoding GH3 family domain-containing protein gives MKIKSFLAKPFAGYIYKQIKKGMETAVHDQQHIFNHLIKVGAKTEFGKDHSFNTIKSYEDFVKQVPIRDYEQFKSYIEKVKEGKHNILWKGQPIYFAKTSGTTSGVKYIPISKESIHNHISTARNALLCYMAETGNMKFADGKLIFLSGSPELTRVGGVPTGRLSGIVNHHVPKYLRANQLPSYETNCIEEWEEKLDKIVEETIDQDMTMISGIPPWMQMYFDRLEEKSGKKIGELFPNFSVMVQGGVNFEPYKAKLFESIGRKIDTIELFPASEGFFAFQDSQKAEGLLLNTNSGIFFEFVPAGEIFNEHPTRLSLKDVKVGENYALIINNNAGLWAYNIGDTVKFVSTDPYRLVVTGRTKHFISAFGEHVIGEEVEAALLAAADEENIKITEFTVAPKISTDAGKSYHEWFIEFEKTPADLVSFAKKVDDNLRLKNVYYDDLIGGNILEQLKISPLRKNSFIDYMKSQGKLGGQNKVPRLSNDRKIAEELADYIM, from the coding sequence ATGAAAATAAAATCTTTTCTGGCAAAACCTTTCGCCGGGTATATATATAAACAGATCAAAAAAGGAATGGAAACTGCTGTGCATGATCAGCAGCATATTTTTAATCATCTGATAAAAGTGGGTGCTAAAACTGAGTTTGGTAAGGATCATTCTTTCAATACAATAAAGTCATACGAAGACTTTGTAAAGCAGGTGCCTATCAGAGATTACGAACAGTTCAAGTCTTATATCGAAAAGGTGAAGGAAGGGAAACATAATATTTTGTGGAAAGGCCAACCTATTTATTTTGCCAAAACAAGCGGCACCACCAGTGGAGTAAAATATATTCCAATTTCAAAGGAATCTATACATAACCATATCAGTACAGCTCGGAATGCATTGTTATGCTATATGGCAGAAACAGGGAACATGAAATTCGCCGATGGTAAATTGATCTTTTTAAGTGGCTCTCCGGAATTAACAAGGGTAGGTGGTGTTCCAACAGGGAGATTGAGTGGTATTGTAAATCACCATGTTCCGAAATATCTCAGAGCTAATCAATTGCCCAGCTACGAAACCAATTGTATTGAAGAGTGGGAAGAAAAACTGGATAAGATCGTAGAGGAAACAATTGATCAGGATATGACCATGATCAGTGGTATACCACCATGGATGCAAATGTATTTTGACAGGCTGGAAGAAAAGAGTGGTAAAAAGATCGGAGAATTATTCCCCAATTTTAGTGTGATGGTACAAGGTGGTGTAAACTTCGAACCTTATAAGGCCAAATTATTTGAGAGCATAGGAAGAAAAATTGATACTATTGAATTGTTTCCTGCAAGTGAAGGTTTTTTTGCCTTTCAAGATAGCCAAAAAGCGGAGGGCTTATTGTTGAATACGAATAGTGGAATATTTTTTGAATTTGTACCTGCCGGAGAAATTTTCAATGAGCATCCTACCAGGCTTTCTTTAAAAGATGTGAAGGTTGGAGAGAATTATGCGTTGATCATTAACAATAATGCAGGATTATGGGCTTACAATATCGGAGATACGGTAAAATTTGTTTCTACAGATCCTTATCGTTTAGTCGTTACCGGTAGAACAAAGCATTTTATCTCTGCCTTTGGAGAGCATGTGATAGGGGAAGAAGTAGAGGCGGCTTTATTGGCAGCGGCCGACGAAGAAAATATTAAGATCACAGAATTTACAGTAGCTCCGAAAATATCTACCGATGCAGGAAAGAGTTATCATGAATGGTTTATTGAATTCGAAAAAACGCCTGCTGATCTGGTGTCATTTGCAAAGAAGGTAGATGATAACTTACGACTGAAAAATGTTTATTACGATGACCTGATCGGGGGGAATATTTTAGAACAATTAAAAATATCTCCACTTAGAAAAAATAGTTTTATCGATTACATGAAAAGTCAGGGGAAATTGGGAGGGCAAAATAAAGTCCCCCGTTTAAGTAATGATAGAAAGATTGCAGAGGAATTAGCGGACTATATAATGTGA
- a CDS encoding glycosyltransferase family 9 protein, producing MNQAQNILIRLPNWLGDMVMASAFVKAVKEQYPNASIDLIAKKGIDFLLDHYPAHSQHFIFNKETYKGLGGARKFGKEIAAQKKYDLFFCLPDSFSSAVMAKASGAKKVVGYKKELRSFLLTHSYQKKKNIHRVEEYVDLLQQFTQINIHTPSVELNTILPERKNSVIVNINSEASSRRLPAEKAISLINSLRKSIEQEIILIGSPKEKEFVDSVYNALTDKLHITNNAGKTNLTELLILLGSSSIMLTTDSGPAHVANALGTHTIVLFGAGNENNTAPYNKINSSTIRLGQLPCETCLKNVCRKFPQPECLNRLSETMIVEKVKSVINNP from the coding sequence TTGAATCAGGCTCAAAATATATTAATTCGCTTACCTAACTGGCTGGGAGATATGGTAATGGCTAGTGCTTTCGTAAAAGCAGTTAAAGAACAATACCCAAATGCAAGCATCGATCTCATAGCAAAAAAGGGGATCGATTTTTTACTCGATCATTATCCTGCACATAGCCAGCATTTCATATTTAATAAAGAAACATATAAAGGATTAGGTGGTGCCAGAAAATTCGGAAAAGAAATAGCCGCACAAAAAAAATACGATCTCTTCTTCTGCCTGCCAGACTCTTTTTCATCTGCAGTAATGGCAAAAGCCAGCGGAGCAAAAAAAGTGGTTGGGTATAAAAAAGAATTACGGTCTTTCTTACTCACCCATTCTTACCAAAAGAAAAAAAATATTCACCGGGTAGAAGAATATGTTGACCTGCTGCAACAGTTTACGCAAATAAATATTCATACCCCATCAGTTGAATTAAATACCATTCTTCCTGAACGTAAAAATTCAGTGATAGTGAATATTAACTCAGAAGCAAGCTCCAGAAGATTACCTGCAGAAAAAGCGATCAGTTTGATCAATTCGTTAAGAAAAAGTATCGAACAGGAAATCATTTTAATAGGTAGCCCTAAAGAAAAAGAATTTGTTGACAGTGTATATAATGCATTAACGGATAAGCTACATATTACTAACAATGCAGGCAAAACCAACCTGACAGAACTATTGATACTATTGGGCAGCAGTAGCATAATGCTTACTACAGATAGTGGGCCGGCGCATGTTGCCAATGCATTAGGCACACACACGATCGTATTGTTTGGTGCAGGCAATGAAAACAATACTGCCCCGTACAATAAAATAAACAGCAGCACCATACGCCTTGGACAATTACCTTGTGAAACATGTTTAAAAAACGTTTGCAGAAAATTCCCTCAACCGGAATGTTTAAACAGATTATCAGAGACCATGATCGTTGAAAAAGTAAAATCAGTTATAAATAACCCTTAA
- a CDS encoding 2,3,4,5-tetrahydropyridine-2,6-dicarboxylate N-succinyltransferase, whose protein sequence is MELQGLIAAAWANRELLKDKQYADAVRAVIEEVDKGRLRTAAPSDAGWQVNEWVKQAILMYFGIQQMETFTLPPFEFYDKMKLKSGYAELGVRAVPHAVARYGAYLAKNVVLMPSYVNIGAYVDEGTMVDTWATVGSCAQIGKGVHLSGGVGIGGVLEPLQASPVIIEDGCFIGSRCIVVEGVRVEKEAVLGANVVLTQSTKIIDVSGPEPIETKGVVPARSVVIPGSYMKKFPAGEFGVGCALIIGQRKPSTDLKTSLNDALRDFNVSV, encoded by the coding sequence ATGGAATTACAAGGATTGATAGCTGCCGCATGGGCAAACAGAGAGTTACTAAAAGATAAACAATACGCAGATGCGGTAAGAGCCGTAATTGAAGAAGTGGATAAAGGAAGGTTGCGTACTGCAGCACCATCTGACGCAGGCTGGCAGGTGAATGAGTGGGTAAAACAAGCGATCTTGATGTATTTCGGAATTCAGCAAATGGAAACTTTTACATTACCTCCCTTTGAGTTCTATGATAAGATGAAATTGAAAAGCGGTTATGCCGAATTGGGCGTAAGAGCTGTGCCGCATGCTGTGGCAAGATATGGTGCTTACCTGGCCAAAAATGTAGTATTGATGCCGAGTTATGTAAATATCGGTGCATACGTTGATGAAGGAACGATGGTGGATACCTGGGCAACTGTGGGAAGTTGTGCTCAGATCGGTAAAGGGGTGCATTTGAGTGGTGGTGTTGGTATTGGTGGTGTATTAGAACCTTTGCAGGCTAGTCCGGTTATTATTGAAGATGGCTGTTTTATTGGCAGCCGTTGTATCGTGGTAGAAGGCGTTAGAGTGGAGAAAGAAGCGGTATTGGGTGCTAACGTTGTATTGACCCAATCAACTAAAATTATTGATGTAAGTGGGCCTGAGCCTATAGAAACCAAAGGTGTGGTGCCGGCAAGAAGTGTGGTGATACCAGGTAGTTATATGAAGAAATTCCCTGCTGGAGAATTTGGCGTTGGTTGTGCATTGATCATTGGTCAACGTAAACCAAGCACTGATCTGAAAACTAGTTTGAATGATGCATTGAGGGATTTCAATGTATCTGTTTAA
- a CDS encoding porin family protein — MKNNILITAILLCFVSFANAQSFHIGAKGGATLNKLTGKSFKDEFSFGYHAGGYAEIGIGKKFSIQPEVLFNQVNVDTTSQFNQLYKSLLSSNVSKIKLSYISIPILLNYKPVKFLTLQAGPQFGILRDQNKNFLQNGKAAFKDGDLSLLGGVQLSFAKIKMYGRYAVGLNNLNDIDNQDKWKSQSIQLGIGFNIF; from the coding sequence ATGAAAAACAACATCTTAATTACCGCAATTTTACTTTGTTTCGTTTCATTTGCCAATGCTCAAAGTTTTCATATAGGGGCCAAAGGCGGTGCCACATTAAATAAGCTAACAGGCAAATCTTTTAAAGATGAGTTTAGCTTTGGATACCATGCTGGCGGCTATGCAGAGATCGGTATCGGTAAGAAATTTTCTATTCAACCAGAGGTGTTATTTAACCAGGTGAATGTTGATACTACCAGCCAGTTCAATCAATTGTATAAGTCTTTGCTGAGTAGCAATGTCTCTAAAATTAAATTATCTTATATCTCTATACCTATATTGCTGAATTATAAACCTGTAAAATTTCTGACCTTACAGGCCGGTCCGCAGTTTGGTATTTTGAGAGATCAGAATAAAAACTTTCTACAAAATGGAAAAGCTGCATTCAAAGATGGGGATCTGAGTTTACTGGGTGGGGTACAGTTATCATTTGCAAAAATCAAAATGTATGGACGCTATGCAGTAGGGTTAAATAACCTGAATGATATAGATAATCAAGACAAATGGAAAAGCCAGAGTATTCAGCTTGGTATCGGATTTAATATATTTTAA